A single region of the Fenollaria sporofastidiosus genome encodes:
- the glmL gene encoding methylaspartate mutase accessory protein GlmL produces the protein MKAYLFIDFGSTFTKLTLIDIEKEEIIATAKSYTTVETDVAIGYHNAYKDLMSKVDGDVEIIKKLACSSAAGGLKIAAIGLVPELTAEAAKRAALGAGARVIKTYSYKMNSHEIEELRDSNADMILLAGGTDGGNTEVILHNAQSIADIGITKPVVVAGNKSSYDEIEKIFADKVEYRLTENVMPKLNEINVNPARETIRDIFMERITKAKGMTHIEDDISGILMPTPQAVLKAAEAFSLGTPDEDGVGDLVVVDIGGATTDIHSIADGAPSKPGVIYRGLEEPLSKRTVEGDLGMRYSSESVYEASGLRMIKKYLDISGYDVEEEFKKRYNHTDLVFTDEKEIKFDEMMAKICVDISMKRHCGYVEAVYSPLGTMYQQVGKDLTELKHMIGTGGILVNSEHPEEILKAGLYDQEDLNSLKPRYPEFSVDKHYILSAMGLLTMIDKNMAVRMMKKYIVI, from the coding sequence ATGAAAGCATATCTTTTTATCGATTTTGGAAGCACATTTACAAAATTAACTCTAATAGATATTGAAAAAGAAGAAATCATAGCAACTGCCAAGAGTTATACAACTGTTGAGACTGATGTTGCTATTGGATATCACAATGCTTATAAGGATTTAATGTCAAAGGTCGATGGCGATGTAGAAATTATTAAGAAGCTTGCTTGCTCTTCAGCGGCAGGAGGCTTAAAGATTGCAGCCATAGGTCTAGTACCAGAGCTTACTGCAGAAGCAGCAAAGAGAGCAGCCTTAGGAGCAGGCGCTAGAGTTATTAAGACATATTCATATAAGATGAACTCTCATGAGATTGAAGAGCTAAGGGATTCAAACGCAGATATGATTTTGTTAGCTGGAGGAACTGACGGAGGCAATACAGAAGTAATTCTACATAATGCACAATCAATTGCTGATATTGGTATTACTAAACCAGTTGTAGTTGCAGGAAATAAGAGTAGCTATGATGAAATTGAAAAGATATTTGCAGATAAAGTGGAATATAGACTTACTGAAAATGTAATGCCTAAACTTAACGAAATCAATGTTAATCCTGCAAGAGAAACAATTAGAGACATATTCATGGAAAGAATTACAAAAGCCAAGGGCATGACACACATTGAGGATGACATCTCGGGCATATTGATGCCTACACCACAAGCAGTTTTAAAGGCGGCAGAAGCTTTTAGTTTAGGAACACCTGATGAAGATGGCGTTGGTGATTTAGTAGTTGTTGACATAGGGGGCGCGACAACAGATATTCACTCTATAGCAGATGGCGCACCATCAAAACCTGGTGTTATATATAGAGGTTTGGAAGAACCACTTTCAAAGAGAACTGTTGAAGGTGACCTTGGTATGAGATACTCATCAGAGAGCGTATATGAAGCATCTGGTTTAAGGATGATAAAGAAGTACTTAGATATCAGCGGATATGATGTAGAAGAAGAATTTAAAAAGAGATACAATCACACTGATTTGGTTTTCACCGATGAAAAAGAAATTAAGTTCGATGAAATGATGGCAAAGATTTGTGTTGACATATCAATGAAAAGACACTGCGGCTATGTAGAAGCTGTTTATTCACCTCTAGGAACAATGTATCAACAAGTAGGTAAGGACCTAACTGAGCTAAAGCATATGATTGGTACTGGAGGTATACTAGTTAATTCAGAACATCCAGAAGAAATACTAAAGGCTGGACTTTATGATCAGGAAGATTTAAACTCATTAAAGCCTAGATATCCTGAATTTTCAGTAGATAAACATTATATACTTTCAGCTATGGGTTTATTAACAATGATTGATAAAAACATGGCAGTTAGAATGATGAAGAAATATATAGTTATATAG
- the glmS gene encoding methylaspartate mutase subunit S, whose amino-acid sequence MKEKNGKTIILGVIGSDCHAVGLTILDHAFNNAGFNVVNIGVLSPQEDFINAAVETKADLICVSSLYGQGEIDCKGMREACDEAGLKDIPLYVGGNIVVGKQKWEEVEPRFKAMGFNRVYPPGTSPEVTIADMKKDLGIN is encoded by the coding sequence ATGAAAGAAAAAAATGGTAAGACAATCATCCTAGGGGTAATTGGATCAGATTGTCACGCAGTTGGATTGACTATATTAGACCACGCTTTTAATAATGCTGGCTTTAACGTAGTTAACATAGGTGTTTTATCACCTCAAGAAGACTTCATCAACGCAGCTGTTGAAACTAAAGCGGACCTAATCTGTGTATCATCACTATATGGTCAAGGAGAGATAGACTGCAAGGGCATGAGAGAAGCATGTGATGAAGCAGGTCTTAAAGACATACCACTTTATGTTGGAGGCAACATAGTTGTTGGTAAACAAAAGTGGGAAGAAGTAGAACCTAGATTTAAAGCTATGGGCTTTAACAGGGTTTATCCACCAGGAACTAGTCCTGAAGTTACAATTGCAGATATGAAAAAGGACTTAGGAATTAATTAA